tgtatactagcctcctatgcggtaccatatcaaacgccttgctaaaatctagatatataacatctatgctatttccatcatctaactccttggtaatatattctaagatatctagcaaatttgtaagacaggacctccctgatctaaagccatgttgggtatctctaattaatctattctcatttaaatgctcccaaatactacccttaatgattttctctagtatcttacatactatactagttaaactgatcggtctataattatttgcatcatccttcctaccttttttaaatattggtgtaacattagctaacttccagtcctgaggtatctcagcaaacctaagtgatctttcaaagattaacttaagtgcttcagaaatactgtctacaccctccctaagtactctggcatgtagctcatcaggaccactagctttcctatcgtctagttcaagaataaatttcctaataattcccggttttatatcaatattttctaaagctcttaaactactcgtcgcactgtttgtaacaggatttcctattctttcctagtaaatactgaagaaaattgttcattcaataattctactatgtcttcattttgatccactactacaccatcttttctgagtggtccaatcctatccttatttcttttatcactgaccttgtaataactatataatttttgggatctttactcccagctctagctagttttatctctgcctgccttttactttttttataaccttactcaaatcatccctgacctgtctgtacctaatcaaatctacatcttcccacttttctgcaactctctatatgccctcttcttctctctgatctgtctacctatctcatgagtccaccataatggcttcctgtttctctgccttatatctttgtaagggatacactgcatcactataccctttactacaaccttaaaaatatcccacatctcctgtgcagttttgtttccaaaactatcttcccagtttacctctcctaataactgacgtaacctaccataattgcctttctgatagtttgggactctagtcttattcactatattatccctactggaattaatgataaatctaattatatgatggtcactgtttgctaaagtctctcctacctcaacttcctttaaacaatgctcaatatttgttagtactatgtctaaaaccttcctccccctagtaggtttatctaccatctgcactaaatagttatcctgaaaactttccataaacttattttcactagcatctcctaccatcctctcccagtttactgacttaagattaaaatccctaagataattgtctgactagtacacccctatttatctcatctaccataaggttgtctacatctgctgactggttaggtggtctataaaagctcctactctaataaccttacttttgtttactctaacatccagccataaggactctactctgttatctaccttaataccattaacctgactggaaatgaaggattttttacataaataactactcctccacctatcctaccaattctctggtgtaaatacataatgtatccatctacttcatattctttcctattttcctaaacttttcctcatttacccatgcctctgtgacacatacaacatctaagtcctcctcaactatataactagataactcgtccttcttgttcctaagactcctggcatttacataaaaacatttaagtcctgctaccttcctagatgctgtctccttatttggaatcctaatcttattctctcctatttgcacctggaaatctttcctaatcttttcactatctctgtttatcctatctaatttatgtctaacatgcatttgctacctcaccccctacactccatcccaactcccctccagacatccactcagcactccacacccttcctactcagatgcacaccatccctagtaTACAAATCCCtttgcccatagaacctatcccatacatccacaaagctgacacccatatccttacacatcccttttacccgatcattcacaccaatggctctagacaaccattccctgctaacatacacacgaggcaagattcctgacactacacacctcctaccactctcccttatcttgcctaacatttcccgaaatcttgccactaactcctccgacccacctgctctgacaaactactacaccctccctctccatccccccaactctcttctgcacctcctcactcactgccttcacacctgcaccagacaTACACACGTtcatcctcctatccctgtctttcccacagaaagtgctatctaagtacctaacctgagagtcacccaccacacacacctgaggtgtgctaggcacaacccccctcctcctctcctatacccccttctctctcctttcactcaccacaaccacctcattcactccactctcactctccccctccccctccaacaaaccgaacctattttcacactcaacaggtttagtcctatcctccctatcCCTATAgataaggaatttttttttttatgtattagaGGAaatctggtaaaaaaaaaaaaaaacccacttaatCGCCTGCCCCCTGTGCAGGTCTGATAAAGTCAGCCAAAAGACAGTGACAAATGTCATGAAATCTTCATTAAATCATAACAAACAGGTAGACTGGTCTGGATGGATTTTTGCTATCCAACAAGCAAGAACAACTCTTGGGCTCTTTACTATGTGACTATCAaacaaaaggaacaagaggaagtggaCAAAATTAAGCAAGGAAGAACAATTACTAGGCACCGGGGCATCTTATAATAATGAGGTGGCTGTCTTACACATAATGCCTAGCCTCACATGCTCTCAATGTCATAGTAggcttttttattctcttttcttacttacATGATGTAATAAATGCAGCTCATAACactaccaagaaaaaaaaatgtaatagtcTATATTTGCTGTATTTTGCACTGAAAATTTATTGAATTGAATAGATAAAACTGTATGGTGATCAGAAGTACATAGCGCCTATGATTACCCTCCCTTTGCCTAATGCATTGTACTGTATACTTTTGTGTTACATGTTTGATTCCTGGtgatgatatctctctctctctcggttaaaTATGTCTCATCTTCACATCAGTTTCTCAGCATTTTCATTATGGTTCAAAGTGGACATGACAGAGCAAATAGGATGGCATACATCAGTAATGCTTTTTCTCAATCTTACCTCATTAGTTTATTTTtgcttgtaattttattttcattgattaATATATTTTCACAGTCAGTTTATCATAAACTGCATGattaaattaattttcttttttaattaattatttatattttcaaaaggAAACTTATCTAGGGctataaaaagataagatagaaaCCTTGATCTCACTTTCAGCCCTACTTATTCCAtatgtctcctttctccttcacagAAGGGCATTCCATTAGTCAGCCCGCCAACACGACAAGTCTTAGGCACACATGAGGGGGCTGTTGCTGCTTGTCTTGTGCAGGACTTTCTTCAGTGCCTTGGCCTGGATTTCTCACTGGCAGTCTTTTCTCCAGAGTCTGGTCACCCATCACTTTGGTCTTATCCTGGCTCAGAGgctctgtcttcctcccttgGTTTAGCctctggaagaggaaaaaggggcaTTAATGATGACAAAGGTACTTTTATATGTATTAATTTCATTCTTGTAGTTTACATTCTAAGATTCTTTCAATACCCAAATCTCCAGTACTTccatccttatatatatatatatatatatatatatatatatatatatatatatatatatatatatatatatatatatatatatatatatatatatatatataatatttatttatttatttatttgattattttttttttttatgtaagaggagaaaactggccaGTCATCAAAAACTGTGATtatataaaaaggcccactgagatgctggTCCCTGAAGAGTGCCATAAGAGTACAGTAGTGGAATAAATGTCCTCAAACCTTcttcaatgagttcaggtcatagctctctctctctctctctctctctctctctctctctctctctctctctctctctctctctctctctctctctctctctctctctctctctctctctctctctctctctctctgtagcaccATGAATGATGAAACAGCCACTTGTAGATTTGAACCAAAGAAAATTTTTGTGTATTAttccatttatatttttaaaTCTTAGTATTGAGTAGTATCTCACATTAGTAGAAAGAATGATTTGTTTGAGAATATAATGTTTATTGTTACTAATGTAATGTACCTAATGTTCTGAACAAATATTTTCAGGTCACAGTATTCCTCTTTTGATTGAActtctgagagagagggaagttttACCTTTAACCATCCAGGAGGTATGTGACTATTTTTCTCACTCGTGTATGTGAATAAAACTTGCCTCatataattatttattcatatctGTTATCCAACATACTGTATTTGATGACTTATAAGATGCATGTGCATCTTATAAGTCATCAAATAAGAAAATGCTGAATGAGTGGATTGAAACTGAGCATGAAGTGAAAGGCTTCACCTGACATTGAAGTCCTCTCATATCtaaaacagaaaattagcaaGTTATTAAAAGAGGTTGATGTAAGAAAAACAATGGGGctagatggagtgtcaggatggacactgagaGAATGTAGAAAACAACTTGTGGAACCAATTTGGGATGGGAtcaacagagggagagaaagaaaaacaaagacagtGGTGAGAGAGGTTAGGAGGGGAAGCTACATCTTTAATTCATCACCATTGTCCCATTCTGATACCATATTATTGGTAAAAAAATTGCCGGTATTCCAATATACTGGATACCGGTGCACATCCCTAGACCTGCatcagtcttgagaaaaacaacattcttttgCATTCTGTCAGTACTTTTCATTTAgcaacttacaatggcaccaaagagactTATTGTTGGTGAAAATCaggaatctagtgagagtgcaagtgttagagAGCCAAAgctcacaggaatcacaccagacaTTTTTATGGATGGTAACTCGTCCTTggacaacctcctcctcctccccaaccttcttcccttctcttctatgttatccatcactagccttcacttacagtatgtacaaatcaaaattataaaaaagaattaCATTGAAGTTTTTATAAACTAGAGGTTTTGCTAAGAATAGattgaattacctgatttataggtatcaacagttgaactttttgatactcgaacagccatttggaacaagtTAAGTTCAAGTATTGGGTCTCCACTATACACTCGACCCTTGAAACAACGGACAtatgcgtgcacgaccctgtccgtagattgcaaaagtccgttctttgcaaagtacgtaaaaactataaaatgtacgtaaaatacgtaaaatttttaaattttcgtattagttcaagcttagcagccactggaagagcctttcGATTACACTTGACTGGTTTctaggtttaggaggcatttttggataggttaagcactcgtgggaagggtacaaatgcataaaaaagccgtggtaagcactggacaatgttggctgttggttgaaaacgcacggactgaagattaaacatgggggccaacagctgatgacgcgacTGACCTGCCACCTACCGGACAAcaatttgccgggaacggacaatcgcgcgcattttaatattcgtccatagattaaaccggactccagaatttgtccgtagtgtCCGAAATCTGTTGATGGGAGGtctgttgtttcgagggtcgagtgtacttcttaaataataattaacttTTATTCCAGCATTGAACATTGAATAAGGCGGTATAAATGtttagaatatttttttctggttattaaaagagaataaattactgaaaaggggaaaatgtgtggggggtggggggcAAAGAGTCTTACAGACAAAACACTTTCAATAACGGACAGTTTGCAATAAAGGACACTTTCTCACCCCCGAAGTGTCTGTTATCGCAGGGCACCACTCTATATGTATATTAGAATCAGGAGATATGAGCACCTCAACTTATGAGTGATGTGAGATATGAGCTGTCATCCAGTCAGTTTTTTGCTTTGACTTGCAAGCCAAAATTTGAGTTAAATGCTAGCTCCAGATGTGCTGCTGCTATTTGTCACAGCAACGCCCAGCATCCGACACATtcagttaactttttttttttttttcgtggaaaAATTTTTCATGTGTTACCATTCTATACTTTTTTGTACAGTTAATTAGCTAAATTTCTTTTGTCTGACCATTGATCCTAAGCAAATGGCCCTATGTAATGACATATACCTGACATCTGAAGCATTcttaaaaggagaatgaaacaaACCTCTTTGGACAGCTATTTTGTGAAATGTTCAGCAGATAAAAAAGCAGTgaaggaagttaagttaattgaagtgaagtaaaaagaaaaaaaattacctattATGTTCAGCAATAAAGTGTATCATTAAAAATGTAATGAATAAGTTAAGCGATTAAGTAAGAGTTTATGATGAACGAAAGTAACTGAAAaggcacaaaaagaaacaaatccctccatctccacctaccTCCACCCATCCTTACCACTCCTAGTGCGGGAAACAGTGATATAAACAAAGCTCTTCGaccacttttctctcttatcctcttgCATACTTAAAACTTCATCTCTTCTATAAATAATGTCTACAGCATCTGGTACAGGGTCATCAATGAGTTCTTCTGTGATACaaagatttatgtatttatggaatatatttgattatttatGTGAAGCTGatttcatgtgtttttcttaCTGAATATTAACTGTACTCATTGAACGTCATCTGTTTTTATGAAAATTGCTGGTCTTCTGACATGATGATTCCATTAAATATTGAATGCGAAACAATGCCAAGTAACTTTGAAAAGATTGAAGATGAGTATGTATAGGGAACTTTGAAAAGTAACTAATTAGTAGTGTAATTAAAATAGGAAAATGTTAGAGTTTCCTGCGCCTTGATATACCAATTCCCTGTAACATCTCAGTTCAtgacattgtttccttattttcttatgttcatatACTAGAAATTGAGCTTGAGTTAGTGACTGCAAGTACTTTCTCCAAGGAGAAGGATACTTGCATGTGACAAAAGAGTGAAGTGAATGTTGTTGTATTCATAAATGTATTGGGAAGATTACTGGATGTGAGTGtcggaaggagagaatgaaggcatAATGACCAACCTTACAGTCTGGTCATTATGTGGTGAAAGGTAAATTAAGATTAGATGCAAGGAGGATGACAGCAAAGTATGTTAGGTGCTTTAAAAGGGAGTTagttatataaaagaaagtgataGAATACCAGAAGTATTTGTATTCCTATATTGTCATCATGTTTCTATCAaaatttttaaatatttatatCCTATTCACTTTAAATGACacaaagagtaaagagaaatgATAGACTAAATGACATTGAAAGTATTAACAACTGTTGTCATTACTGACTTGCAGCAAAATGGGGAGGCAAGCAGCATCTCAACCAGCAGCAGTAATTGCAATAGAGAACAACATTCAGTGCAGCAAAAGAAACAACTGCAGGATGGAGCCAGCCATTCCCCAGACTATTTACAAAAAGCTCCTGAGAGCCATTTGTGGACAAAGAGAGATACTGGAGAGAGACATGAAGCAGAAGAAATGCAGGCATCACCCAGTCTCCTTCCCTTGACTcttgaaaatgggagaaagagaaatgaaattaTTTTAGGGTCTCAGAAGACTACTGGGTGAGTGTTAAGTACTTGACTTTGGTTCTTCATGatctgtgatgtgtgtgtgtttacccagTTATGTCGTATGGAAAGGGAGCTATTCTCATATTGTCCTATATCTTATTATCTTAGACTTTATCAAACTTCATCTTgaaattatgtattattattgctttgacCACTTCTCTGTCCAATGCATTCTAAACTTCAACAGTTATACTTTTTGCTATCTCACTTTATCTgcctttcttcaattttttcctgTGTGCATTTGTGGTTCACTCATTTTACAATTTTACATATGAGGTCCTCTTTATCAACTATCTCCAATCCCTTCATCAAACAAAACATTGCCATCAAATCCCCTCATGTTCTTCTTTGCTCCAGAGTCATGAAGTCCAGTCTTAACAATCTCTTCTCATGGACTTCTCTCTTTTAGTTGCAGCTTTTTAATGTTCTTTAGACTTGGTGACCAAATCACTGCTACTTTTGACATATCATAGTTACAATAATCTTCATATTCTCATCATTTTATGAAAATGCTTCTCATGTTCTTAACCCCTAACGTGCGACCAGCCTACATATTGGCGGGTGATATTTGAAACTGTAATGTCGATCAGCCTACATATAGCAAGGGCTGTAAAAAACTGGTGGTAAGAGGTAGCAAGCTGGTGTTAGCACCTTTGGAAAGAGCGTTTTTTGTAGGTCAAGACTGACTATTCCATTGCTGGCCTGCACTGCGTACTAGCAGTCCACCCCCCAATACCCACAAAACTTCGTGTGCATCAGAAATGacccacaatttttttttttttttttttttttgtgtgtgtgtgtgtgtgtttgtggctgTAGGAGGTGATAGCTGTATGATGCAGACATACACGTGGTGTCATGATGCTTCCTGTGTTACACCACTCATTTTAGAGTTGTGCAACACATTCAAATCATCagtctttcattacttttacgCAAAACTTGCGTTTAACACATGAAACCCCCGTTTTCTGTTGGCCTGCAGGGAGGATATTTCTTAATGTTTCAGACTTTGACGGCCCACCACGGCCGAACCAGAGCACTTAGAGAGTTGCAGATTAGAAGTTCAGATGCGGAAAAATATGATCTACAgtctcataagaaaaaaaaaatcccttggcGAAAGTTGAAAAATACCTGGAAATGGTCAGCCAggtggggaaggaaggtaaaaaaaaaatattgtacatAAGGGGTTAAGAAGACTGTGTTTCTCCAACAATTTTATTAATGTGCTTTCCCAGTGGTATATTATCCATTAACATCACCCTATGATCTTTCTCAGTCTcatttttctgttacttttgcTTCTATCAACTCATAGGTTCCATTaggtctgtttttgtttttccaaaGCTTCAGTGTGCTGTATTTTCTTGATTAAACTTTTAagaaaaaactggcagagatgactcagaacacctgacttcatAAAAGTTGCTTTACCTAGAGGTGAAATATAAAAttttcagtttagattatatGTAAAAGATGGACCAAAATGTTCACTATAGAAAAAGGAGACAATtaagtgttattgaagaagagggcatgTTGTATTTAGGTGATATaatatggaggaattaagtttttgagaTATTGAACAATATCTCAAACGAAGTTGCTATCCCTTAATCAGAAATTTTTAGAAAAATcaagtctctcttttttttcttgttggttTGTTGGGGCCTGTGTGAGCTATGTGTCACAACCTTTAGTGCCCCAGAGGTGCAGTATGCAGCGGTTATGTGTTCAGGTTAGATGCAGTAgagctgttttgttttttgtaaggAGGCCCTAGTGAGGTTGAGTCTTAAAAGCCAGATTGGAATTTGTGGAGCCACCCAGGTTAGTCAGTGTTGGCCTGTGTGGTTGAAGAGCAGATAGTAAGTGGAGGAGGGCCACACGGTATGAGTGGTGACAcgggcagtgcagcagcaggtgttctggggtgtcagGCTGTGTAGAGCACCAAGGGCAATAGGGGGAATCGGTCATTCCCAGCCTGTGCAGGTGGGCATTGAGGCAGGTGTGGCCAATTCTCAGTCTTGTGACTGTTGGCAATAACTATATTTACCTATagtatttaatgtttttttttattggtcttAGGAGGTGTATATATAAAATCTTGAAGCACATTAataattttcatattcaatctTGAGTTTGCTTTGTGATTGATTGTATTATGATTGAGTTCTcagtaacctaacccaattgtATATTAGGGAATACATGTACTTTTTGTTTCTCAAAGTCATCTCTCTTCAAGAAAAATGTATACAGTTTAATAGTCTCCCCTAGCATCATTGGCAATTACATAATCTTTTCCAGGTTGTTAGACCTGCCTCCACCACTTGAGAGTAAACCTGAGAGTGATACTTCCATCAATGGTAAGTATCTGTACCTCTCAATATTTGAGTTACTCTTTTGtatattcttatttct
This genomic interval from Portunus trituberculatus isolate SZX2019 chromosome 10, ASM1759143v1, whole genome shotgun sequence contains the following:
- the LOC123501900 gene encoding centrosomal protein 43-like isoform X2, yielding MSIEEDEDASLKELVTKTLQTNGVLGKIQKGIPLVSPPTRQVLGTHEGAVAACLVQDFLQCLGLDFSLAVFSPESGHPSLWSYPGSEALSSSLGLASGRGKRGINDDKGHSIPLLIELLREREVLPLTIQEQNGEASSISTSSSNCNREQHSVQQKKQLQDGASHSPDYLQKAPESHLWTKRDTGERHEAEEMQASPSLLPLTLENGRKRNEIILGSQKTTGLLDLPPPLESKPESDTSINGKDKQYEDDFSSMSEKYGHDDEEEVEEDIEEDLGDISADDLLNSSASGTELIPSITTPLQFLTRSTALQQLLYALKPSLPATRPYVRAY
- the LOC123501900 gene encoding centrosomal protein 43-like isoform X3, producing MSIEEDEDASLKELVTKTLQTNGVLGKIQAQLRASVFLTLEEEFNDKGIPLVSPPTRQVLGTHEGAVAACLVQDFLQCLGLDFSLAVFSPESGHPSLWSYPGSEALSSSLGLASGRGKRGINDDKGHSIPLLIELLREREVLPLTIQEQNGEASSISTSSSNCNREQHSVQQKKQLQDGASHSPDYLQKAPESHLWTKRDTGERHEAEEMQASPSLLPLTLENGRKRNEIILGSQKTTGLLDLPPPLESKPESDTSINGKDKQYEDDFSSMSEKYGHDDEEEVEEDIEEDLGDISADDLLNSSASGVSDLTQDQSLSEVSGAPAYQENI
- the LOC123501900 gene encoding centrosomal protein 43-like isoform X1, coding for MSIEEDEDASLKELVTKTLQTNGVLGKIQAQLRASVFLTLEEEFNDKGIPLVSPPTRQVLGTHEGAVAACLVQDFLQCLGLDFSLAVFSPESGHPSLWSYPGSEALSSSLGLASGRGKRGINDDKGHSIPLLIELLREREVLPLTIQEQNGEASSISTSSSNCNREQHSVQQKKQLQDGASHSPDYLQKAPESHLWTKRDTGERHEAEEMQASPSLLPLTLENGRKRNEIILGSQKTTGLLDLPPPLESKPESDTSINGKDKQYEDDFSSMSEKYGHDDEEEVEEDIEEDLGDISADDLLNSSASGTELIPSITTPLQFLTRSTALQQLLYALKPSLPATRPYVRAY